The bacterium genome includes a window with the following:
- a CDS encoding peptidoglycan DD-metalloendopeptidase family protein: MKLVLILVCFLTAQISQKQKELDQLKQKLTDVRQEIKQLEKEKVGTLAHIEKIDEGIGLTIKYIDELSAQESYERNKVADLTRELAQLESKMRSRKDDLRERLVRLYKWTPFYKLEILFSSKSLPEIMSTSYYLQILAKNDQRAFFEFKSDWEKYLTDKKMREDLINTINSRRDEKEGELQRLNDERNEKNRILDKVAQQEKNKKALEKDLKSAQRKLEELIVSLEKKREKEKTNTGNNYLEINKGRLPWPCDGSVLTKFGKVIHPKYNTTTKNNGIDIGSKYGDNVTAVAPGKVVYAGRFMGYGNLVLIDHLDGYYSLYGHLSEFLVSVGNEVVKGRIIGRVGESGSLSGPILHFELRKDGKPVDPLAYLE; encoded by the coding sequence ATGAAACTGGTCTTGATACTGGTCTGCTTTCTGACCGCGCAGATCAGCCAGAAACAGAAGGAACTTGACCAGCTGAAACAGAAACTTACCGATGTGCGGCAGGAGATCAAGCAGCTTGAAAAGGAAAAAGTGGGCACGCTGGCACACATCGAGAAGATCGATGAGGGGATCGGTCTCACGATAAAATATATCGACGAGTTGTCGGCTCAGGAGAGTTATGAACGCAACAAAGTTGCCGATCTGACCAGGGAACTCGCGCAGCTGGAAAGCAAAATGAGGTCACGCAAGGACGACCTCAGGGAACGGCTGGTGCGTTTGTACAAATGGACGCCATTCTATAAGCTGGAGATCCTGTTTTCTTCGAAATCGCTGCCCGAGATCATGTCTACTTCCTATTACCTACAGATCCTTGCCAAGAACGACCAGCGAGCTTTTTTTGAGTTCAAGAGCGATTGGGAAAAATACCTGACCGACAAAAAAATGAGGGAAGATCTGATCAATACCATCAATTCCAGGCGCGACGAAAAAGAAGGCGAACTGCAGCGGCTGAACGATGAGCGTAATGAAAAGAACCGCATCCTGGATAAGGTCGCGCAGCAGGAGAAAAATAAAAAAGCGCTGGAAAAAGACCTGAAGAGCGCGCAGCGCAAGCTCGAGGAACTGATCGTATCTCTGGAAAAGAAAAGGGAAAAAGAAAAAACGAACACGGGCAATAACTACCTGGAGATCAACAAGGGAAGGCTGCCCTGGCCATGCGATGGTTCCGTGCTCACCAAGTTCGGCAAGGTGATTCACCCAAAGTATAATACGACGACCAAGAACAACGGCATAGATATCGGCAGCAAGTACGGCGATAACGTCACCGCCGTGGCGCCCGGGAAAGTGGTCTACGCGGGCCGGTTCATGGGTTACGGCAACCTGGTGCTGATCGACCACCTGGACGGTTATTATTCTCTGTACGGGCATCTTTCCGAATTTCTGGTAAGCGTCGGGAATGAGGTCGTAAAAGGCAGGATCATTGGACGCGTAGGCGAGAGCGGTTCGCTTTCCGGACCGATCCTTCATTTCGAACTGAGAAAAGACGGAAAACCGGTTGACCCACTGGCGTACCTGGAGTAA
- a CDS encoding permease-like cell division protein FtsX: MALRLGFREAYRTITRNSSLFMLSLLVAAISFFLLSVFALVTVNLYALVNSLEEKIEIITFLEDHVDVDRLKTNILKINGVRDVIYISPDVALAELQNEMNENREVLKVFEDSPLPASLRIKLQSKYRNMAGLKEISEKVTLLRGVKEVIFGGELVDNLKRITKVITTFDIGLLVIIILSVVFVIFQTIKLTIFARSLEIEIMKLVGASNNFIVTPFIFQGLIQGVIGAVIAFILTVVTVRIGVTFFQNIYFPKTYFLLGDLAAGMVLGVLGSSIALRKFLR, translated from the coding sequence ATGGCATTACGGCTTGGGTTTAGAGAAGCGTACCGGACGATCACCCGCAACAGCTCGCTCTTCATGCTGTCCCTGCTGGTCGCTGCCATATCGTTCTTTCTATTGTCCGTTTTCGCTCTGGTGACCGTGAACCTCTATGCGCTTGTCAATTCGCTGGAAGAAAAAATAGAGATCATAACTTTTCTTGAAGATCATGTCGATGTCGACCGCTTGAAGACCAATATTCTCAAGATCAACGGGGTCAGGGATGTCATATATATTTCGCCGGACGTGGCGCTGGCCGAACTCCAGAATGAAATGAACGAAAACCGGGAGGTGCTCAAGGTTTTTGAAGACAGCCCCCTGCCCGCTTCTCTGCGGATCAAACTCCAGTCAAAATACCGCAATATGGCCGGTCTTAAGGAGATCAGTGAGAAAGTCACGCTGCTGCGAGGCGTGAAAGAGGTGATCTTCGGCGGCGAGCTGGTCGATAACCTGAAGCGCATAACCAAGGTCATCACGACGTTTGATATCGGCCTTCTGGTGATCATTATCCTGTCGGTGGTATTCGTGATATTCCAGACGATAAAACTAACGATCTTTGCGCGTTCGCTGGAGATCGAGATTATGAAGCTCGTCGGCGCCTCCAACAATTTCATCGTGACACCGTTCATATTTCAGGGGCTCATCCAGGGGGTCATTGGCGCAGTGATCGCCTTTATTCTGACGGTGGTTACCGTGAGAATCGGCGTTACTTTTTTCCAGAACATATATTTTCCGAAAACGTATTTTTTGCTGGGCGACCTGGCTGCCGGCATGGTTCTGGGTGTGCTGGGCTCAAGCATCGCCCTGAGGAAATTCCTGCGATGA
- the ftsE gene encoding cell division ATP-binding protein FtsE, which produces MISFDKVTKIFQKDWIALQDVSFEVQKGDFVFLTGPTGAGKSTILKLVYKDEEPSKGTVKVFEENLRLMKRKDVPLLRRKIGVIFQDFKLLDDRTVEENVAFALEVTDTPPRDLKKKIMDVLTYLRLSHKKFNYPYQLSGGEQQKVAIARALVRDPYILLADEPTGNLDFNSSNDILDILLDINLKGTTIMAATHNQNLVKRAKKQVIQLLDGKMLPSE; this is translated from the coding sequence ACAAGGTAACCAAGATCTTCCAGAAAGACTGGATTGCGCTGCAGGATGTTTCATTCGAGGTGCAAAAAGGCGATTTTGTCTTTCTCACCGGCCCGACCGGCGCCGGCAAGAGCACGATCCTGAAACTCGTTTATAAGGACGAGGAGCCAAGTAAGGGAACGGTCAAGGTTTTCGAAGAAAACCTGAGGCTCATGAAAAGAAAAGATGTGCCTCTGCTGAGACGGAAGATCGGCGTGATTTTCCAGGATTTCAAGCTCCTTGATGACCGGACCGTCGAGGAAAACGTGGCTTTCGCCCTTGAGGTCACCGACACACCGCCCCGTGACCTGAAGAAAAAGATCATGGATGTCCTGACCTATCTGCGGCTCAGCCATAAAAAATTCAATTACCCATACCAATTATCCGGTGGTGAACAGCAGAAGGTGGCGATCGCGCGGGCGCTGGTACGCGATCCTTATATCTTACTGGCGGATGAGCCGACCGGAAATCTTGATTTCAACAGCTCCAACGATATCCTTGATATCCTGCTGGATATAAACCTGAAAGGGACCACAATCATGGCGGCAACCCATAACCAGAACCTGGTCAAGAGGGCAAAAAAACAGGTTATTCAGCTCCTGGACGGCAAAATGCTGCCGTCCGAATAG